The Arachis ipaensis cultivar K30076 chromosome B07, Araip1.1, whole genome shotgun sequence genome includes a window with the following:
- the LOC110264610 gene encoding uncharacterized protein LOC110264610: MCVINSENRKKQQWRHKMGPINFARVRVDLREKKENKEEPNQAEMFVATRNGLKGKTLDVETQAVIDELDDLQEAGETPTNAFQKVFGKENSGRVRCYGRTVTKTSLKKNKEINEIKKQSEEKVIALKTELDDHKQRLQGLEDIVKLMLQQTSPGMNVDEALSLLRSKQSSANSAQDPNLVLRHSPPSTHIPNHE, translated from the exons ATGTGTGTTATAAATTCTGAAAATCGCAAGAAGCAACAATGGAGGCATAAAATGGGCCCAATCAATTTTGCAAGAGTGCGTGTTGATTTG CGTGAGAAAAAAGAGAACAAAGAGGAACCAAATCAAGCTGAAATGTTTGTTGCAACTCGGAATGGACTAAAAGGGAAAACACTTGATGTAGAAACACAAGCTGTTATT GATGAACTTGATGATCTCCAAGAAGCTGGAGAAACTCCTACTAATgcatttcaaaaagtttttggtAAAGAGAATTCAGGAAGAGTTCGATGTTATGGAAGAACTGTTACAAAAACTTCtcttaagaaaaataaagaaataaatgaaaTCAAAAAACAAAGTGAAGAGAAGGTAATAGCTTTAAAAACTGAATTAGACGACCATAAGCAACGACTGCAAGGATTGGAAGATATTGTGAAACTTATGTTGCAACAAACTTCTCCTGGTATGAATGTTGATGAAGCGCTTTCTCTCTTGCGATCTAAGCAATCGTCTGCAAATAGTGCACAAGATCCAAATTTAGTTCTTCGGCATTCTCCTCCATCGACTCATATACCAAATCATGAATAG